Proteins from a single region of Nomascus leucogenys isolate Asia chromosome 21, Asia_NLE_v1, whole genome shotgun sequence:
- the HTR1F gene encoding 5-hydroxytryptamine receptor 1F: protein MDFLNSSDQNLTSEELLNRMPSKILVSLTLSGLALMTTTINSLVIAAIIVTRKLHHPANYLICSLAVTDFLVAVLVMPFSIVYIVRESWIMGQVVCDIWLSVDITCCTCSILHLSAIALDRYRAITDAVEYARKRTPKHAGIMITIVWIISVFISMPPLFWRHQGTSRDDECIIKHDHIVSTIYSTFGAFYIPLALILILYYKIYRAAKTLYHKRQASRIAKEEVNGQVLLESGEKSTKSVSTPYVLEKSLSDPSTDFDKIHSTVRSLRSEFKHERSWRRQKISGTRERKAATTLGLILGAFVICWLPFFVKELVVNVCEKCKISEEMSNFLAWLGYLNSLINPLIYTIFNEDFKKAFQKLVRCRC, encoded by the coding sequence atggattTCTTAAATTCATCTGATCAAAACTTGACCTCAGAGGAACTGTTAAACAGAATGCCATCCAAAATTCTGGTGTCCCTCACTCTCTCTGGGCTGGCACTGATGACAACAACTATCAACTCCCTTGTGATCGCTGCAATTATTGTGACCCGGAAGCTGCACCATCCAGCCAATTATTTAATTTGTTCCCTTGCAGTCACAGATTTTCTTGTGGCTGTCCTGGTGATGCCCTTCAGCATTGTGTATATTGTGAGAGAGAGCTGGATTATGGGGCAAGTGGTCTGTGACATTTGGCTGAGTGTTGACATCACCTGCTGCACGTGCTCCATCTTGCATCTCTCAGCTATAGCTTTGGATCGGTATCGAGCAATCACAGATGCTGTTGAGTATGCCAGGAAAAGGACTCCAAAGCATGCTGGCATTATGATTACAATAGTTTGGATTATATCTGTTTTTATCTCTATGCCTCCTCTATTCTGGAGGCACCAAGGAACTAGCAGAGATGATGAATGCATCATCAAGCACGACCACATTGTTTCCACCATTTACTCAACATTTGGAGCTTTCTACATCCCACTGGCATTGATTTTGATCCTTTACTACAAAATATATAGAGCAGCAAAGACGTTATACCACAAGAGACAAGCAAGTAGGATTGCAAAGGAGGAGGTGAATGGCCAAGTCCTTTTGGAGAGTGGTGAGAAAAGCACTAAATCGGTTTCCACACCCTATGTACTAGAAAAGTCTTTATCTGACCCATCAACAGACTTTGATAAAATTCATAGCACAGTGAGAAGTCTCAGGTCTGAATTCAAGCATGAGAGATCTTGGAGAAGGCAAAAGATCTCAGGTACAAGAGAACGGAAAGCAGCCACTACCCTGGGATTAATCTTGGGTGCATTTGTAATATGTTGGCTTCCTTTTTTTGTAAAAGAATTAGTTGTTAATGTctgtgaaaaatgtaaaatttctgaaGAAATGTCCAATTTTTTGGCATGGCTTGGATATCTCAATTCCCTTATAAATCCACTGATTTACACAATCTTTAATGAAGACTTCAAGAAAGCATTCCAAAAACTTGTGCGATGTCGatgttag